One genomic window of Candidatus Pseudobacter hemicellulosilyticus includes the following:
- a CDS encoding FecR domain-containing protein, protein MAMDHQRIYYLLEKELQDQLTAAEAEELMDLKLQEEDAELVAAIAWFMEKEAAWPVYRTAEQEATAFKNILSVDTSRPADQQQAPTRVHLWRRWGWAAAVFALLVTGVLFLYLPRKQAVRPDTTQVLPGAHIPAAQEGAVLQLADGRQVVLDSLTEGEVAVQNGSRVELKNGQLVYSATGQAAGALSYNTMITPKGRQFHMLLPDGSKVWLNAASSITYPTYFTGAERLVTISGEAYFEIVQHKTLPFRVRVNEQAEISVLATSFNVNAYPEEKNIEATLLEGSVRVSKPDAAAGSVQLNPGQQARIVAGAAGGKIAVLDNVDLDIVMAWRNGLFNFEDAGLDEAMRQVGRWYDVEIVYEGEIPTIEFGGKLSRNKTLAGVIQALTEAGLQCRLEGRKLIVKK, encoded by the coding sequence ATGGCAATGGATCATCAACGCATTTATTACTTGCTGGAAAAGGAATTACAGGATCAGCTGACTGCCGCCGAAGCGGAAGAGCTGATGGACCTGAAGCTGCAGGAAGAGGACGCTGAGCTGGTAGCTGCCATTGCCTGGTTCATGGAAAAAGAGGCGGCCTGGCCCGTGTACAGAACAGCGGAGCAGGAAGCAACCGCTTTTAAAAATATACTGTCCGTGGATACTTCCCGGCCTGCTGACCAACAACAGGCGCCGACGCGGGTACATCTATGGCGCCGCTGGGGCTGGGCCGCAGCGGTCTTTGCATTGCTGGTCACCGGTGTACTGTTCCTTTACCTGCCCCGGAAGCAGGCGGTCCGGCCGGATACCACCCAGGTACTGCCGGGCGCCCATATCCCCGCCGCACAGGAAGGCGCCGTACTGCAGCTGGCCGATGGCCGGCAGGTAGTGCTGGACAGCCTCACAGAAGGAGAGGTGGCCGTTCAGAATGGCAGCCGCGTTGAACTGAAGAACGGACAGCTGGTGTATAGCGCAACCGGCCAGGCTGCCGGCGCCCTGAGCTATAATACTATGATCACCCCCAAAGGCAGGCAGTTCCATATGCTGCTGCCGGATGGTTCCAAAGTATGGCTGAATGCCGCCAGTTCTATTACTTATCCTACCTATTTCACGGGCGCTGAAAGGCTGGTGACCATTAGCGGCGAAGCCTATTTTGAAATTGTGCAGCATAAAACGCTTCCTTTCCGCGTCCGGGTCAATGAACAGGCTGAGATCAGCGTGCTGGCCACCAGCTTTAATGTGAACGCCTACCCCGAAGAAAAGAATATTGAGGCCACTTTACTGGAAGGATCGGTCAGGGTCAGCAAACCAGACGCAGCTGCCGGCAGTGTACAGCTCAATCCCGGCCAGCAGGCCCGGATAGTAGCGGGAGCGGCAGGCGGAAAGATTGCCGTGTTGGACAATGTGGACCTGGATATTGTGATGGCTTGGAGGAATGGACTCTTCAATTTTGAAGATGCCGGCCTGGACGAAGCCATGCGACAGGTAGGCCGCTGGTATGATGTGGAGATTGTGTATGAAGGGGAGATACCCACTATTGAGTTCGGCGGAAAACTGAGCAGGAATAAAACCCTTGCCGGCGTGATCCAGGCGCTCACAGAGGCGGGACTGCAATGCCGGCTGGAAGGAAGAAAGCTGATCGTCAAAAAGTAA
- a CDS encoding RagB/SusD family nutrient uptake outer membrane protein, with translation MRAIHYLLITGFAACLFSCTKYEEYPVERITGDFIFDSLDKQGVYATRFVNDLYSYLPTGFNRISNSILDAATDDAIASEYGNQIERLSKSQLNADNNPDGRWATCYTAIRKANQFLANIDIVPQDAQTKTYWKGEVRFIRAMNYFELLKRYGGVPLLAERYYSLADKIDVSRNSFAEVADYIVSECDAILPLLRTDPVTATELGRVTRAGALSLKSRTLLYAASPLNNPANDPARWQLASDAAKAVMDLNKYSLAPSFVNHFTNRSSVEFILGYQTPVNTDLERQNAPVGYVTPNVSQGYISPTQDLVDAFPMANGKPIRDAGSGYNAANPYNSRDPRLAGTVFYNGMQWLNRAVENFQGGLDNPASSVRVARQTRTGYYMRKFLGSFASSAEYSNQSHVFPIFRYTETLLNYAEAQNELNVQTTAYTQLKALRARAGITAGTDGLYGLKANMTQEEMRAAIHLERRLELAFEEHRYWDLRRWKTAEQVLNKDLTGMMIVKNSDNTLSYSTHTVDYVSFLPKQYLYPIPINEVTGSQGKIAQNSGW, from the coding sequence ATGAGAGCTATACATTATTTACTGATCACGGGATTTGCGGCTTGCCTGTTCTCCTGTACCAAATACGAAGAGTACCCGGTGGAAAGGATCACCGGTGATTTCATCTTTGACTCACTGGATAAGCAGGGCGTATATGCCACCCGTTTTGTGAACGACCTGTACAGTTATCTGCCCACGGGCTTTAACCGTATCAGCAACAGTATCCTGGATGCTGCTACCGATGATGCCATTGCTTCGGAGTATGGCAACCAGATAGAGCGGCTGTCCAAATCCCAGTTGAATGCAGACAACAATCCTGATGGCAGGTGGGCTACCTGTTATACGGCTATCCGTAAAGCCAACCAGTTCCTGGCCAATATTGATATTGTGCCGCAGGATGCGCAGACCAAGACCTACTGGAAAGGGGAAGTACGTTTTATACGCGCCATGAATTATTTTGAATTACTCAAACGATATGGTGGTGTTCCGTTGCTGGCTGAACGTTATTACAGCCTGGCAGATAAAATTGATGTGTCCAGGAACAGCTTTGCTGAAGTGGCGGACTATATTGTGAGTGAATGTGACGCCATCCTGCCGCTGCTCCGTACAGATCCGGTCACTGCCACTGAGCTGGGCCGGGTTACGCGGGCCGGCGCCCTGTCGCTGAAAAGCAGGACGCTTTTATATGCGGCCAGCCCGTTGAACAATCCTGCCAATGATCCTGCCAGGTGGCAACTGGCGTCGGATGCGGCCAAAGCCGTCATGGACCTCAACAAATACAGCCTGGCGCCCAGCTTTGTCAATCATTTTACCAATCGCTCCAGTGTGGAGTTCATCCTGGGCTACCAGACGCCGGTCAATACTGACCTGGAACGGCAGAATGCGCCGGTGGGTTATGTGACGCCTAACGTGAGCCAGGGCTATATCAGTCCTACCCAGGACCTGGTAGATGCTTTCCCTATGGCCAATGGTAAGCCTATCCGGGATGCAGGTTCAGGATACAATGCCGCCAATCCGTATAATAGCCGTGACCCGCGACTGGCCGGTACCGTATTCTATAATGGCATGCAGTGGCTCAACCGGGCTGTTGAGAACTTCCAGGGCGGCCTGGACAATCCTGCTTCCAGCGTGCGCGTAGCGCGGCAAACCCGCACCGGTTATTACATGCGTAAGTTCCTGGGAAGTTTTGCCAGCAGCGCCGAGTACAGTAACCAGAGCCATGTATTCCCCATTTTCCGGTATACAGAGACCCTGCTCAATTATGCAGAAGCACAGAACGAGCTGAATGTGCAGACAACCGCCTATACCCAGCTGAAAGCATTGCGTGCAAGGGCCGGCATTACCGCCGGAACAGATGGACTGTACGGGCTCAAGGCCAATATGACCCAGGAAGAGATGCGTGCCGCTATCCACCTGGAACGCCGGCTGGAGCTGGCTTTTGAAGAGCACAGGTACTGGGACCTGCGGCGCTGGAAAACAGCTGAGCAGGTATTGAATAAGGACCTCACCGGTATGATGATTGTGAAGAACAGCGACAATACCCTTAGCTACAGTACGCACACAGTAGACTATGTTTCTTTTCTCCCCAAACAGTATTTATATCCCATTCCTATTAATGAGGTAACTGGCAGCCAG
- a CDS encoding TonB-dependent receptor codes for MKLMILLTFVMLQAHAEGVSQSVTFSGKDVPLKKVFNEIEKQTGYVVFYNKEQLASARPVSLAVRDIPLPGFLEMLLKDQPLNFRIDGKDIILSRKAPAPPPALLAYAEPAPPIRGRVLTEDGTPLPGASVKIKGATTGTSTDSSGVFILNARAGQTLVITFVGYKEREYKVGSEQNITIVLAAEESRLDEVVVVGYGAQKKSVITSSVSTINQEAIRNTPGANIQNMLTGKVSGYFSQQRTGQPGAETTEISIRGVATYNSGTNPLVLVDDIEYNFGQFKLISADEIASISILKDAEATAIYGVKGANGVILVKTKRGKASKAQIEIRTEAGLQIPIRTFQTLGSYDVALLTNEALANDGGTAMFSERDLELFKSGEDPYGHPDVDWYNTLFRKTAPMTETNVNISGGSNRVRYFLSGGYQYMDGLLKNIDYRGREPEPNTSKVNKNYYSKRYKFRSNLDVSPTQTTTISFDITGTYHEVNAPQNNVFTSIFKYDYVRPYGYPVYNPDGSFGFGNPAIFQPAGNINNPAALSALGGYHRSYNNFINMSLVGSQKLDMILPGLSTKVSATFSYANNAERWQDRAGIPAYFYNPADSSYTPRDQSIYRINQYVMTYNGSVAGSPNSRLNIQAHLAYNKKFSGGHNVNALLLYNQTSYYAGADLPFNFLGYTYRFGYNYKERYIFSASGAYNGSDRFVTQNRFNLFPAFAVAWNGHNEDFVRDKLPFLTQFKLRASYGIVGNDNIGINEYFFENKYERSGNYYFGELPNQRTGIREGDIGNNDVSWESERKWNFGIDLGLFQNKLTITADYFDNYRYDILSQRQTLQRIFGMPTSVLPYVNLGEVKNHGYELEIGYNGNVGKLGYTVRTMVTYAKNKVIYRDDPPALYPWQDRTGLPIGVQRQYIWDGEFYTTADLQDSKVAKPVGTVRPGYLKYRDMNGDGIINVDDMAYLDRANRQTTVLSFTLGFQYEGFSISALFQAGLGGYAYVGYEAAVPFKAALQPTHLNRWTPETAETATFPALSYNFVGTYMNPNGNLSTFWTESSDYLRLRSIEFGYTFKKSVTNRLKLSNLRAFANAYNLVTWSKFYKKYQYDPEVANEQNDYIYPVTSNVNFGLTIGL; via the coding sequence ATGAAACTAATGATCCTGCTGACATTCGTGATGCTGCAAGCTCACGCTGAAGGCGTATCACAATCTGTTACCTTTTCCGGTAAGGATGTACCCCTGAAAAAGGTATTTAACGAAATCGAAAAACAGACGGGTTATGTAGTGTTCTACAATAAAGAACAGCTGGCCAGCGCCAGGCCTGTATCGCTGGCGGTACGTGATATCCCCCTGCCCGGCTTCCTGGAAATGCTGCTGAAAGACCAGCCCCTGAATTTCCGGATAGATGGTAAGGATATCATTCTTTCCCGCAAAGCGCCGGCCCCTCCTCCTGCGCTGCTGGCCTACGCAGAACCCGCTCCGCCAATCAGGGGCAGGGTGCTGACGGAAGACGGAACGCCACTGCCCGGCGCCTCTGTAAAGATCAAGGGCGCTACTACCGGCACCTCCACTGACTCAAGTGGTGTTTTCATATTGAATGCCAGGGCTGGTCAGACCCTGGTGATCACTTTTGTGGGGTACAAGGAAAGGGAATACAAAGTAGGGTCGGAGCAGAACATTACCATTGTACTGGCTGCCGAAGAATCCAGGCTGGATGAAGTGGTAGTGGTAGGGTATGGTGCGCAGAAAAAATCAGTGATCACCTCTTCCGTCAGCACCATCAACCAGGAAGCTATCCGCAATACGCCGGGCGCCAATATCCAGAATATGCTGACCGGTAAGGTTTCCGGCTATTTCTCCCAGCAGCGTACCGGCCAGCCCGGCGCTGAAACAACGGAGATCTCTATCCGCGGCGTGGCCACTTATAATAGCGGCACCAATCCCCTGGTGCTGGTAGATGATATTGAATATAATTTTGGACAGTTCAAGCTGATCAGCGCTGATGAAATAGCCTCCATCTCCATTCTGAAAGACGCGGAGGCTACGGCTATTTATGGGGTGAAAGGCGCCAACGGCGTTATCCTGGTAAAAACAAAACGGGGTAAGGCCAGTAAAGCACAGATTGAAATAAGGACAGAAGCCGGGCTGCAGATCCCCATCAGGACCTTCCAGACCCTGGGTTCCTATGATGTGGCGCTGCTGACCAATGAAGCGCTGGCCAATGACGGCGGTACCGCCATGTTCAGTGAAAGGGACCTGGAGCTGTTCAAATCCGGTGAAGATCCCTATGGACACCCTGATGTGGACTGGTATAACACCCTGTTCCGCAAAACAGCGCCCATGACGGAAACCAATGTAAATATTTCCGGCGGCAGCAACCGCGTACGGTACTTTTTGTCCGGCGGATATCAATACATGGATGGTTTGCTGAAAAATATCGATTACAGGGGCAGGGAGCCGGAACCCAATACCAGCAAGGTGAACAAGAACTATTATTCCAAGCGGTATAAGTTCAGGTCTAACCTGGACGTCAGCCCCACCCAGACAACCACCATCAGCTTTGATATTACAGGCACCTATCATGAAGTGAACGCACCGCAGAACAATGTGTTTACATCCATCTTCAAATACGACTATGTAAGACCCTATGGATACCCGGTATACAATCCGGACGGCAGCTTTGGATTTGGCAACCCCGCTATATTCCAGCCAGCCGGCAATATCAATAACCCTGCGGCGCTGTCGGCCCTGGGCGGATACCACAGGAGTTACAACAATTTCATCAATATGAGCCTGGTGGGCAGCCAGAAGCTGGATATGATCCTGCCGGGACTGTCCACCAAGGTATCTGCCACTTTCTCCTATGCCAACAATGCGGAAAGATGGCAGGACAGGGCTGGTATACCTGCTTATTTTTACAATCCTGCCGATAGCTCCTATACACCGCGGGACCAGAGCATTTACCGGATCAACCAGTATGTGATGACCTATAACGGCTCCGTGGCCGGTTCTCCCAACAGCAGGCTGAATATCCAGGCCCACCTGGCTTACAACAAGAAGTTCAGCGGTGGCCATAATGTCAATGCCCTGCTGCTGTATAACCAGACCAGCTATTATGCCGGTGCTGATCTGCCCTTTAATTTCCTGGGATATACCTACCGTTTCGGGTATAACTATAAGGAGCGGTACATCTTCAGCGCCAGTGGCGCCTACAACGGTTCTGATCGCTTTGTAACGCAGAATCGCTTCAACCTCTTCCCCGCCTTTGCGGTGGCCTGGAATGGCCACAATGAAGACTTTGTAAGGGATAAGCTGCCATTTCTGACGCAGTTCAAACTCAGGGCTTCCTACGGTATTGTAGGTAATGACAATATTGGCATCAACGAGTACTTCTTTGAGAACAAGTATGAACGTTCCGGGAACTATTATTTTGGCGAGCTGCCTAACCAGCGCACGGGCATCAGGGAAGGGGATATTGGCAATAATGATGTAAGCTGGGAAAGTGAACGTAAATGGAACTTTGGTATTGATCTCGGTCTGTTCCAGAATAAACTGACCATCACTGCCGATTATTTCGACAACTACCGTTATGATATCCTGTCCCAGCGGCAGACCCTGCAGCGGATCTTCGGTATGCCCACCTCGGTATTGCCGTATGTAAACTTAGGGGAAGTAAAGAACCACGGGTATGAGCTGGAAATAGGGTATAATGGCAATGTTGGCAAACTGGGCTATACGGTAAGGACCATGGTCACCTATGCCAAAAATAAGGTCATTTACAGGGATGATCCACCCGCACTGTACCCCTGGCAGGACCGCACCGGGCTGCCGATTGGCGTACAGAGACAGTATATATGGGATGGTGAGTTCTATACAACCGCAGACCTGCAGGATAGCAAAGTGGCCAAACCCGTAGGCACCGTACGCCCCGGTTACCTCAAGTACCGGGACATGAACGGTGACGGCATCATCAATGTGGACGATATGGCCTACCTGGACAGGGCCAACCGCCAGACCACGGTCCTGAGCTTTACCCTGGGCTTCCAGTATGAAGGATTCAGTATTTCAGCCCTGTTCCAGGCCGGTCTGGGTGGTTATGCCTATGTTGGGTATGAAGCAGCTGTACCGTTCAAGGCAGCTCTGCAGCCCACGCACCTGAACAGGTGGACGCCTGAAACTGCTGAAACAGCCACCTTCCCTGCGCTGAGCTATAATTTTGTGGGAACCTATATGAACCCCAACGGCAACCTGTCCACGTTCTGGACGGAAAGCTCCGATTACCTGCGCCTGCGCTCTATTGAATTTGGCTACACCTTTAAGAAGTCTGTTACCAACCGGCTGAAGCTGTCTAATCTTCGTGCATTTGCCAATGCATACAACCTGGTCACCTGGTCTAAGTTCTACAAGAAGTACCAGTATGATCCCGAAGTGGCAAATGAACAGAACGATTATATCTACCCGGTCACCAGTAATGTGAACTTCGGTCTGACCATTGGTTTATAA
- a CDS encoding SusC/RagA family TonB-linked outer membrane protein — protein sequence MKFFIDHKEYGLGLINNRRCLQKGLLVTSLLIGTLWASAQHTDSIPQTDTTVVMVKPQRVSLYFKEKPKNNLTESLVVVKGDDLKKTPLSSIANALAGRVAGLNVTQNNGEPGNYGTSFTLRDRVPLVLVDGVPRDMNSILTEHVESITVLKDAIATAPLGARGAPGVILVTTRKQNDQPGFNVDFTANYGIAQPLKIREQVSAAQYAELYNEALANDSRPLKYSQADIDAYTNKTNPYLYPENDWKKQLVENSAPFSRYVLNAAGSSSMVNYFLSADYMTQDGLLKQGSSSYSTNADYQRFGLRGNVAVAITPRTTLSLNLYGAIQRRTVPGESPSFGFGNNTNRLTISSPSLNNIFNGIINVPRNAYPLLNPNGSLGGNQFYQGNLWGQSTLSGYSQTNMSDGMADLKLRRDLSDVLKGWWVQGTASYTSQIIHTLVRTKSFAAYEMNVSAAGDTSYRQFGTIGEQSNNRVLNIRNGNFFFDLATGISRNWGKHALDASLQYQYSSSTLGGQLPFRVSSGIATLTYAYDNRYIVDLVTSYSGHNWYRKGDRFDFYPAAGFSWNVHNEAFFGRNNLLSSLKLKASYGLTGFLFSNYYSYMYTYSNYANAYYFGATPGGVQGVTENQIPYARTTEKTLKLNLGVDWGMFRDRASFSVQYYRDRAYDLMQVRGYNTALLGAPYPDENLGKTIYTGVEATAGWQDKAGSVSYFINGNIAFQKNKILFNDQPVQPYPWMGSQGNSINQVYGYIADGFVTGAGQGPVVEGYRSVPGDLKYKDLNGDGVINFYDRTAIAPDRPQLFFGINAGVSYKGFDLNVLVSGVSNRTVNLTGTGEWEFQNSGLASVYPHHLGRWTPETAATATYPRLTVGTNVNNHVNSTFWLRSANFLRLKTVELGYNFSGRLMAKAGIKGLRAFVSGFNLLTISGGEDRFDPETLSYGYPIQRIINGGVSIKL from the coding sequence ATGAAATTCTTCATCGATCATAAAGAATATGGACTGGGCCTGATCAACAACAGGCGCTGTCTCCAGAAAGGGCTGCTGGTAACCTCCCTGCTCATCGGAACTTTATGGGCCAGCGCCCAGCATACGGATAGCATCCCGCAGACGGATACTACCGTTGTGATGGTTAAACCGCAGCGTGTATCACTTTACTTTAAAGAAAAACCTAAGAATAACCTGACGGAATCTCTGGTGGTGGTGAAAGGGGACGACCTGAAAAAAACACCGCTGTCTTCCATTGCCAATGCCCTTGCCGGCAGGGTGGCAGGCCTGAATGTAACCCAGAATAACGGGGAACCGGGCAATTATGGTACTTCCTTTACCCTGCGGGACAGGGTGCCCCTGGTCCTGGTAGATGGGGTGCCCAGGGATATGAACAGTATCCTGACGGAGCATGTGGAATCTATTACCGTGCTGAAGGATGCTATTGCTACAGCGCCACTTGGCGCCAGGGGAGCGCCGGGTGTTATCCTGGTCACCACCCGCAAGCAGAATGACCAGCCCGGCTTTAATGTGGACTTTACCGCCAATTACGGTATTGCACAGCCGCTGAAGATAAGGGAGCAGGTCAGCGCCGCCCAGTATGCGGAACTGTATAATGAAGCGCTGGCCAATGACAGCAGGCCGCTGAAGTACAGCCAGGCGGATATTGATGCATATACCAATAAGACCAATCCGTACCTGTATCCTGAGAACGACTGGAAAAAACAGCTGGTAGAGAACTCGGCCCCTTTCAGCCGGTACGTGCTGAATGCTGCCGGCAGTTCCTCTATGGTGAATTATTTTCTCTCGGCCGATTATATGACCCAGGACGGTTTACTGAAGCAGGGCTCCAGCAGTTACAGTACCAATGCCGATTACCAGCGGTTTGGTCTGCGGGGTAATGTGGCCGTTGCCATTACGCCCAGGACCACGCTGAGCCTGAACCTCTATGGTGCTATCCAGCGCAGGACGGTGCCGGGTGAATCTCCTTCCTTCGGATTCGGGAACAATACCAATAGGCTGACCATCAGCAGTCCCAGCCTGAACAATATTTTCAACGGCATCATTAACGTTCCACGCAATGCCTATCCCTTGCTGAACCCTAACGGATCACTGGGCGGCAATCAGTTCTACCAGGGCAATCTGTGGGGACAGTCTACTCTGAGCGGTTATTCGCAAACCAATATGAGCGATGGTATGGCCGACCTAAAGCTCAGACGGGACCTGAGCGATGTACTGAAAGGATGGTGGGTGCAGGGCACTGCTTCCTATACTTCCCAGATCATTCATACCCTTGTCCGTACCAAGAGCTTTGCCGCTTATGAAATGAACGTTTCTGCTGCCGGCGATACCAGCTATCGCCAGTTTGGCACTATTGGCGAGCAGTCCAACAACCGTGTCCTCAATATCAGGAATGGCAATTTCTTCTTCGACCTGGCCACAGGCATTTCCAGGAACTGGGGCAAGCATGCCCTGGACGCGTCCCTGCAGTACCAGTACAGCAGCTCTACTTTGGGAGGGCAGTTGCCTTTCCGGGTCAGCAGCGGGATTGCTACCCTGACCTATGCCTATGATAACCGGTACATTGTTGACCTGGTGACTTCGTACAGTGGCCATAACTGGTACAGGAAAGGGGACAGGTTTGATTTTTATCCTGCTGCCGGATTCAGCTGGAACGTCCATAATGAAGCATTTTTTGGCCGGAACAACCTGCTGAGCAGCCTGAAACTGAAAGCAAGCTATGGCCTGACCGGCTTCCTGTTCTCCAATTACTACAGTTACATGTATACCTACTCCAACTATGCCAATGCCTATTACTTTGGCGCCACGCCGGGAGGTGTACAGGGGGTGACCGAGAACCAGATCCCCTATGCAAGGACAACGGAAAAAACACTCAAGCTGAACCTGGGTGTGGATTGGGGTATGTTCAGAGACCGGGCTTCTTTTTCTGTACAGTACTATCGCGACCGGGCCTATGACCTGATGCAGGTGCGAGGCTATAATACCGCCCTGCTGGGCGCTCCTTACCCCGATGAAAACCTTGGTAAAACAATATACACCGGTGTGGAAGCAACTGCCGGCTGGCAGGACAAGGCGGGCAGTGTGAGCTATTTTATCAATGGTAATATTGCTTTCCAGAAAAATAAGATCCTGTTCAACGACCAGCCCGTGCAGCCTTATCCCTGGATGGGCTCGCAAGGCAATAGCATCAACCAGGTCTACGGTTATATTGCCGATGGTTTTGTGACGGGAGCAGGACAGGGGCCGGTAGTAGAAGGCTACCGCTCTGTTCCCGGTGATCTTAAGTATAAAGACCTCAACGGCGACGGGGTGATCAATTTCTATGATCGTACCGCTATTGCACCGGATCGTCCGCAGCTCTTCTTCGGCATCAATGCAGGTGTTTCCTACAAAGGATTTGACCTGAATGTACTTGTTTCCGGTGTCAGCAACCGGACGGTAAACCTCACCGGTACCGGCGAATGGGAATTCCAGAACAGCGGTCTGGCATCCGTATACCCGCACCACCTGGGCCGCTGGACCCCTGAGACCGCTGCCACCGCTACTTATCCAAGGCTTACAGTAGGCACTAACGTTAATAATCATGTTAATTCCACTTTCTGGCTTCGTTCCGCCAATTTCCTGCGACTGAAGACCGTGGAACTGGGCTATAATTTCAGCGGCAGGCTGATGGCCAAAGCTGGTATCAAGGGCCTCAGGGCCTTTGTCAGCGGCTTCAACCTGCTCACCATTAGCGGCGGGGAAGACAGGTTTGATCCCGAAACGCTCAGTTACGGGTATCCCATTCAGCGAATCATTAATGGAGGTGTTTCGATTAAATTATAA
- a CDS encoding RagB/SusD family nutrient uptake outer membrane protein encodes MHRHILFKTGALVLLMACLLGCEKSDSMLDPKSTSELNEESVFSDVERSRDFLINIYTYLRFEVGTSGYELNTYGGSLSDMTDESDTRWPGGHNVGNQIIGGTFGTAFYTRASDMWTNFYTAIRQVNIYLRNVDRIPVSDELKSRTAAEARFLRAYFYHKLMCYYGGVILVGDEVYDLTSTREEGRDTYAACVEYIVSEMNAIAPMLPLSYSGSDYGRITRGAALSLKARVLLYAASPLYNGNSSLETGSTILPELTNNPQVAELVSYPSRDNNRWQAALQAAKEVADLGVYSLYTDNTTRAGNGFYQVFLDRVNPEYIMAVMLEGNKFIEANTNPPSRGGAYYRFPTQEMVDAFPMKNGLPITDNTSGYDESKMYENRDPRFYYTVIYNGAMYWDQRVNTQTAVYTYVGANLDGLKASTVNTGTVTGYYVRKMANEYLSGSSTGTTYRCMPVFRYAEILLMMAEANVETGNIGEAMDQLIELRKRAGIEPGADLRYGIPADPSTELARAAVRKERFIELAFEEHRYWDLRRWGLGAQYDGKYVHGINIVRNSNGTYNSNRFDVRAPRYFKINSYFFPIPTTEIAINRNILQNPGW; translated from the coding sequence ATGCATAGGCATATATTATTCAAAACCGGCGCGCTTGTCCTGCTGATGGCATGCCTGCTGGGCTGTGAAAAAAGTGATTCCATGCTGGATCCCAAATCCACCAGCGAGCTGAACGAGGAATCTGTGTTCAGCGATGTGGAACGGTCCAGGGATTTCCTGATCAATATTTATACTTACCTGCGCTTTGAGGTAGGCACCAGCGGTTATGAACTCAATACCTATGGCGGCTCCCTGAGTGATATGACTGATGAATCGGATACCCGCTGGCCCGGCGGGCACAATGTAGGCAACCAGATCATCGGCGGTACTTTTGGTACGGCCTTCTATACCCGTGCTTCCGACATGTGGACCAACTTTTATACGGCCATCAGGCAGGTGAATATCTACCTGAGAAATGTGGACAGGATACCTGTCAGCGATGAGCTGAAATCGCGCACAGCTGCTGAGGCCCGTTTTCTCCGTGCTTATTTTTACCACAAGCTCATGTGTTACTATGGCGGTGTGATCCTGGTGGGTGATGAGGTATATGATCTGACTTCCACCAGGGAGGAAGGACGGGATACCTACGCCGCCTGTGTGGAGTATATTGTTTCGGAGATGAATGCCATTGCGCCCATGCTGCCGCTGAGCTATTCCGGATCGGATTATGGCCGGATAACAAGGGGCGCCGCACTTTCCCTCAAAGCCAGGGTCCTGCTATATGCCGCCAGCCCGCTGTACAATGGCAACAGCTCGCTGGAAACAGGCTCTACCATTCTGCCTGAGCTGACCAATAATCCCCAGGTGGCAGAGCTGGTGAGTTATCCTTCCCGGGACAACAACCGCTGGCAGGCCGCCCTGCAGGCCGCCAAAGAAGTGGCCGACCTCGGCGTCTACAGCCTGTATACCGATAATACCACCCGCGCCGGCAACGGTTTTTACCAGGTTTTCCTGGACCGGGTGAACCCTGAATACATCATGGCGGTCATGCTGGAAGGCAACAAGTTCATTGAAGCCAATACCAACCCTCCTTCCCGTGGCGGCGCCTACTATCGCTTCCCCACCCAGGAAATGGTGGACGCCTTCCCCATGAAGAATGGACTGCCTATCACAGATAATACTTCCGGGTATGATGAAAGCAAAATGTATGAGAACAGGGATCCCCGGTTCTACTACACCGTTATTTACAATGGCGCTATGTACTGGGACCAGCGGGTCAATACCCAGACTGCTGTGTATACCTACGTAGGCGCTAACCTGGATGGCCTGAAAGCTTCTACGGTAAATACCGGCACTGTTACCGGCTACTATGTCCGCAAGATGGCCAATGAATACCTGTCCGGGTCCAGCACAGGTACCACCTATCGCTGCATGCCTGTTTTCAGGTATGCTGAGATCCTGCTGATGATGGCGGAGGCCAATGTGGAGACCGGCAATATCGGTGAGGCCATGGACCAGCTGATAGAACTGCGCAAAAGGGCTGGCATTGAACCCGGCGCTGATCTTCGTTACGGCATTCCTGCTGATCCTTCCACGGAACTGGCCCGTGCAGCAGTCCGCAAAGAACGGTTCATTGAGCTGGCCTTTGAAGAACACCGGTACTGGGATCTCCGCCGCTGGGGCCTGGGCGCTCAGTACGACGGGAAATACGTACATGGGATTAATATTGTACGGAACAGCAATGGCACCTACAACAGCAACCGCTTTGATGTGCGGGCGCCCCGTTATTTTAAGATCAACAGCTATTTCTTCCCTATTCCCACAACAGAAATAGCTATTAACAGGAACATTTTACAAAACCCCGGATGGTAA